A single window of Kitasatospora sp. HUAS MG31 DNA harbors:
- a CDS encoding HlyD family efflux transporter periplasmic adaptor subunit produces MKFRQKALTKLHSPEELDVPVRFARPQGWLVLAVTVVVMSAGCVWAVTGSVTPRLSAPGVLTHEEGSYVLQSPVEGQVTAVFANEGDWLPSDVPLLSVGTDQDVQTVRTVAAGRVTSLVAGIGTVVTTGAALATVDRFEYSDSPLVAMLYVPGGSGATIPAGSRVDLTVQSVPARRFGVLRGHVLTVGRVPQTRQQITGFLGNDQLGERFAAQDQPVPVMVQLDRSEGTSSGFAWSTTSGPPYAIDSPTLVSGVIHLPAQHPIDWLLP; encoded by the coding sequence GTGAAGTTCCGCCAGAAGGCGCTCACCAAGCTGCATTCGCCCGAGGAACTCGATGTGCCGGTGCGCTTCGCCCGGCCGCAGGGGTGGCTCGTGCTCGCGGTCACCGTGGTCGTGATGTCCGCCGGCTGCGTCTGGGCCGTGACCGGCTCGGTCACCCCCAGGCTGAGCGCGCCCGGGGTGCTGACCCACGAGGAGGGCAGTTACGTCCTGCAGAGCCCGGTGGAGGGCCAGGTCACCGCCGTCTTCGCCAACGAGGGCGACTGGCTGCCGAGCGACGTGCCGTTGCTGAGTGTGGGCACCGACCAGGACGTCCAGACCGTCAGGACCGTGGCCGCGGGCCGGGTGACCTCACTGGTCGCCGGGATCGGGACGGTGGTCACCACCGGAGCTGCCCTGGCGACCGTGGACCGCTTCGAGTACTCCGACAGCCCGCTGGTGGCGATGCTGTACGTGCCGGGCGGCAGCGGAGCGACGATCCCGGCGGGCTCGAGGGTGGACCTGACCGTCCAGTCGGTGCCCGCCCGGCGCTTCGGTGTGCTGCGCGGGCACGTCCTGACGGTCGGCCGGGTTCCCCAGACGCGCCAGCAGATCACCGGCTTCCTCGGGAACGACCAACTGGGCGAGCGGTTCGCCGCTCAGGACCAACCGGTGCCCGTGATGGTCCAGTTGGACCGCTCGGAGGGGACGAGTTCCGGGTTCGCATGGTCCACCACGAGCGGCCCCCCGTACGCGATCGACTCCCCGACGCTGGTCAGCGGGGTCATCCACCTGCCCGCGCAGCACCCGATCGATTGGCTCCTTCCATGA
- a CDS encoding pirin family protein — MPAVTVDNVLDLPRIAEPDPQVAAQRRVTTVTSAPSGFEGEGFPVYRAFAGVPTRSLDPFVHMDQMGQVDYAPGEPKGTPWHPHRGFETVTYMIDGLFQHQDSHGGGGLITDGATQWMTAGSGILHIETPPEALVVSGGLFHGIQLWVNLPRASKWNPPKYQSIEGPEVTLLSSADGGALVRVIAGDLGGHAGPGSTFTPITLVHATIAAGARLLLPWRPDFNALVYALAGHGSVGTEGRPLAAHQLAVLGAGDALTVTASSRPGSDAADLDVLILGGEPIREPVFQYGPFVMNTKAEIIQAMEDYEAGRLGVIPDDAIMPHTARGADRRPER; from the coding sequence ATGCCCGCCGTGACCGTGGACAACGTCCTGGATCTGCCGCGTATCGCCGAGCCCGATCCGCAGGTCGCCGCGCAGCGGAGGGTCACGACGGTGACCTCTGCGCCCAGCGGGTTCGAGGGTGAGGGCTTCCCGGTGTACCGGGCCTTCGCCGGTGTTCCGACACGGTCGCTCGACCCGTTCGTCCACATGGACCAGATGGGCCAGGTCGACTACGCACCGGGCGAACCCAAGGGGACGCCCTGGCACCCGCACCGGGGCTTCGAAACCGTCACCTACATGATCGACGGTCTCTTCCAGCACCAGGACTCGCACGGGGGCGGCGGTCTGATCACCGACGGCGCCACGCAGTGGATGACCGCGGGAAGCGGGATCCTGCACATCGAGACGCCACCCGAGGCGCTGGTCGTCTCCGGTGGCCTGTTCCACGGCATCCAGCTGTGGGTCAACCTGCCCAGGGCCAGCAAATGGAACCCGCCCAAGTACCAGAGCATCGAAGGCCCCGAGGTCACGCTGCTGTCCTCTGCCGACGGCGGCGCGCTGGTGCGGGTCATCGCCGGAGACCTCGGCGGACATGCCGGCCCCGGCTCGACGTTCACGCCGATCACTCTCGTACACGCCACCATCGCTGCCGGAGCGCGCCTGCTACTGCCTTGGCGACCCGACTTCAACGCGCTGGTCTACGCGCTGGCGGGACACGGTTCGGTGGGGACCGAGGGTCGACCCCTCGCCGCTCACCAGCTCGCGGTCCTCGGCGCGGGCGACGCCCTGACCGTCACGGCGAGCAGCCGGCCCGGCAGCGACGCGGCCGACCTGGACGTGCTGATCCTGGGCGGGGAGCCGATCCGGGAGCCGGTCTTCCAGTACGGGCCGTTCGTGATGAACACCAAGGCCGAAATCATCCAGGCCATGGAGGACTACGAGGCAGGCCGGCTCGGGGTGATCCCGGACGACGCGATCATGCCGCACACGGCGCGGGGAGCCGATCGTCGCCCGGAACGGTGA
- a CDS encoding SCO4225 family membrane protein: MAPAFDNMFSRAYLALVAAAVGLDVHATYVVHDPAFASMRLTLATAPAGLLALPLPAVFWDSPVEWVGPLLLIATTVTAGLGNAVLLGRPVAGNRASARDRRTVA, translated from the coding sequence CTGGCCCCCGCGTTCGACAACATGTTCTCGCGGGCCTACCTGGCCCTGGTCGCAGCCGCGGTCGGTCTCGACGTCCACGCCACGTACGTCGTCCACGACCCTGCGTTCGCCAGCATGCGGCTCACCCTCGCCACCGCACCTGCCGGCCTCCTCGCCCTGCCCCTGCCCGCCGTCTTCTGGGACAGCCCGGTCGAATGGGTCGGCCCCCTGCTCCTCATCGCCACCACCGTCACGGCCGGACTCGGCAACGCCGTCCTCCTCGGGCGGCCGGTCGCCGGCAACCGCGCCTCAGCGCGAGACCGCCGCACCGTCGCGTAG